The following coding sequences are from one Formosa haliotis window:
- a CDS encoding HTTM domain-containing protein: protein MHNLNTYLRKTISPAPLVVFRVCFWFLMCLSLISFWQNGWIESLYLEPKFHFTFYGFSWVKPFGKYTYVLFAICALASVFVALGFKYRIAIITFFLSFTYIQFMDKTVYETPFYFITVLSFLMIFLPANAAFSIDSLRSRRSYRTIPKWCVDSIKLLFCIVFFYSGLAKLNSDWLLSAMPLKLWLINNNDLPFIGTSLSNSAWFPYALSWSIMLFELSIPFLLLYKRTRFVGFLVLVGFEVFSHALFPLGLFPLIILISAPIFFSPEWHQKALLILRAILSPIQRVLKLPTALKMTKDFHYITVIPMFVIGLFFIIQLLVPLRYMLYKGELFWTGEGYLFSWRTSLIDKTGTTTFKVVDSETGDVFNINNSDFLTERQEQQMYSQPDFILEYAHYLGDYYKASGHENVAVYADGYVSLNGRKPMPYIDTQVDLYKQKESFRHKTWILPFPDVIKGF from the coding sequence ATGCATAATTTAAATACATATTTACGTAAAACTATTAGTCCAGCACCATTAGTGGTGTTTCGAGTATGTTTTTGGTTTTTAATGTGTTTAAGTCTTATTAGTTTTTGGCAAAATGGTTGGATTGAATCCTTGTATTTGGAGCCCAAATTTCATTTTACATTTTATGGGTTTTCGTGGGTGAAACCATTTGGGAAGTACACCTATGTATTATTTGCCATTTGTGCTTTGGCTTCTGTTTTTGTGGCTTTAGGATTTAAGTATCGGATAGCCATAATTACATTTTTTTTAAGTTTTACATACATTCAGTTTATGGATAAAACGGTGTACGAAACCCCTTTTTATTTTATTACAGTGCTAAGTTTTTTAATGATATTTTTACCAGCAAACGCGGCTTTTTCTATAGACTCTTTGCGGTCTAGGCGGTCTTATAGAACCATCCCGAAATGGTGTGTAGATAGTATTAAATTATTGTTTTGTATCGTTTTCTTTTATTCGGGATTAGCAAAATTAAACTCTGATTGGTTGCTTAGTGCCATGCCTTTAAAATTATGGTTAATCAATAATAACGACTTACCATTTATAGGGACGTCGCTATCAAACTCTGCTTGGTTTCCTTATGCTTTAAGTTGGAGTATTATGCTTTTCGAATTATCTATTCCGTTTTTGTTATTGTATAAACGCACCCGATTTGTTGGTTTCCTAGTCTTGGTAGGATTTGAAGTGTTTTCGCACGCTTTGTTTCCGTTAGGATTATTTCCTTTAATCATTTTAATAAGTGCGCCCATATTTTTTTCACCAGAATGGCATCAAAAGGCCCTTCTTATTTTAAGAGCTATTTTATCACCTATTCAGCGTGTGTTAAAATTACCTACAGCACTTAAAATGACGAAAGATTTTCATTATATAACAGTAATTCCCATGTTTGTAATTGGACTGTTCTTTATAATTCAACTCCTCGTGCCTCTAAGATATATGCTGTATAAAGGAGAATTGTTTTGGACGGGTGAAGGGTATTTATTTTCATGGCGAACTTCACTTATAGATAAGACGGGGACTACAACGTTTAAAGTTGTAGACTCGGAAACCGGAGACGTTTTTAATATTAATAATTCCGATTTTTTAACAGAAAGACAAGAACAGCAAATGTATAGTCAGCCCGATTTTATATTGGAATATGCGCATTATTTAGGCGATTATTATAAAGCATCTGGCCATGAAAATGTAGCTGTTTACGCAGATGGTTATGTCTCCTTAAATGGTCGTAAGCCTATGCCCTATATAGATACTCAAGTCGATTTGTATAAACAAAAGGAATCCTTTAGGCATAAAACATGGATTCTGCCTTTTCCAGATGTAATTAAAGGATTTTAA
- a CDS encoding AI-2E family transporter, with the protein MLNDRRTTNLLLLIIVIPLIFYLLKILSFIFVPLIFSMFIALLFLPIMRWLTKRKLPNAVSIIIIILIILVFFKIGGYLIHLSSKEILSTSDAFLFKAEQKIKLLISSLESFFGTELVKDNVSISNQLLDKDTLLSNFGPTINFIRTTLTMVLMTAFFVVLWLAESINVHKLLNKTLLKRKHTSVKTFMKIEKDLIQFIKVKVLVSLLTGIGTGLACYAFGVSFPIFWGLFAFIINFIQMVGSFVTVILLSIFAFVEIEATSTLIFFILSITGVQVLFGAILEPVFMGKSFSINIITVLVMLMLWGFIWGIPGLIMAIPITVFIKIILEQFQSTKFLASILSKG; encoded by the coding sequence ATGTTAAACGATAGACGAACAACAAATCTCCTATTACTAATTATTGTTATCCCTTTAATATTTTATTTACTTAAAATACTATCGTTTATTTTTGTGCCTCTTATTTTCTCTATGTTTATTGCCCTACTCTTTTTACCTATAATGAGGTGGTTAACAAAGCGAAAACTACCAAATGCGGTAAGTATCATCATCATTATTTTAATAATTTTAGTGTTCTTTAAAATTGGAGGGTATTTAATTCACTTATCGAGCAAAGAAATCTTATCGACTAGCGATGCATTCTTGTTTAAAGCAGAACAAAAGATTAAACTATTAATTAGTAGTTTAGAAAGTTTTTTTGGTACCGAACTAGTAAAAGATAACGTGAGTATCTCCAATCAGTTACTCGACAAGGATACTCTATTAAGCAATTTTGGTCCTACTATAAATTTTATTAGAACCACGTTAACTATGGTTTTAATGACGGCCTTTTTTGTGGTTTTATGGTTAGCAGAATCTATTAACGTGCATAAATTGTTAAACAAAACTCTTTTAAAACGCAAGCACACATCGGTAAAAACCTTTATGAAAATTGAAAAAGATTTAATTCAATTTATAAAAGTAAAAGTTTTGGTTAGCTTATTAACAGGAATTGGTACAGGCTTAGCCTGCTATGCCTTTGGAGTAAGTTTTCCTATTTTCTGGGGTTTATTTGCTTTTATCATCAATTTCATACAAATGGTTGGCTCGTTTGTAACTGTAATTTTACTCTCTATTTTTGCCTTTGTAGAAATTGAAGCCACCAGTACTCTAATCTTTTTTATTCTGAGTATTACAGGTGTACAAGTATTATTTGGAGCTATTTTAGAACCTGTTTTTATGGGAAAATCCTTTTCGATAAATATTATAACCGTATTAGTTATGCTTATGTTATGGGGCTTTATCTGGGGAATTCCAGGATTAATTATGGCAATTCCAATTACCGTTTTTATAAAGATAATTTTAGAACAGTTTCAAAGTACTAAGTTTTTAGCCAGCATACTTTCGAAGGGGTAA
- the guaB gene encoding IMP dehydrogenase, with protein sequence MTAHENKILGEGLTYDDVLLVPAFSEILPREVNIQTKFTRNITINVPIISAAMDTVTESAMAIAMAREGGIGVLHKNMTITQQAQEVRRVKRAESGMIIDPVTLPLTAKVIDAKNSMREHGIGGIPIVDDNGILKGIVTNRDLRFEHKNDRPIVEIMTSENLVTTAEGTSLKDAEVILQEKKIEKLPVVDADYKLVGLITFRDITKLTQKPIANKDTYGRLRVAAAIGVTGDAVERAEALYNAGIDAIIIDTAHGHTKGVVNVLKEVKKKFPDLDVVVGNIATAEAAKYLVEAGADAVKVGIGPGSICTTRVVAGVGFPQFSAVLEVAAAIKGSGVPVIADGGIRYTGDIPKAIAAGADTVMLGSLLAGTKESPGETIIFEGRKFKSYRGMGSVEAMKQGSKDRYFQDVEDDIKKLVPEGIVGRVAYKGDLFESIHQFIGGLRAGMGYCGAKDVATLKETGRFVKITASGINESHPHDVTITKESPNYSR encoded by the coding sequence ATGACAGCACACGAAAACAAAATTCTAGGAGAAGGACTAACCTACGACGACGTTTTATTAGTTCCGGCATTTTCCGAAATTTTACCAAGAGAGGTAAATATTCAAACCAAGTTTACACGTAACATTACAATTAACGTTCCCATAATTTCTGCCGCTATGGATACGGTTACAGAAAGTGCTATGGCTATTGCTATGGCAAGAGAAGGTGGTATTGGTGTGTTGCATAAAAACATGACGATTACACAACAAGCTCAGGAGGTTCGCAGAGTTAAACGTGCCGAAAGTGGTATGATAATCGATCCTGTGACTTTACCTTTAACGGCAAAAGTAATCGATGCTAAAAATAGTATGCGTGAGCATGGTATTGGCGGAATTCCTATTGTAGACGATAACGGAATTTTAAAAGGTATTGTAACCAACAGAGATTTGCGTTTCGAGCATAAAAACGATCGCCCGATTGTTGAAATAATGACTTCTGAAAACTTAGTGACTACAGCAGAAGGAACTTCGTTAAAAGATGCTGAGGTTATTTTACAAGAAAAGAAAATTGAGAAACTACCAGTAGTTGATGCCGATTATAAGTTGGTTGGATTAATTACATTTAGAGATATTACAAAACTTACCCAAAAACCAATTGCCAATAAAGATACTTACGGACGTTTACGTGTAGCAGCCGCTATTGGTGTTACAGGAGATGCTGTAGAACGCGCCGAAGCACTTTACAATGCAGGAATTGATGCCATAATTATTGATACGGCTCACGGACATACTAAAGGTGTGGTGAATGTATTAAAGGAAGTAAAAAAGAAATTTCCAGATTTAGATGTTGTTGTTGGTAATATAGCAACAGCAGAAGCAGCTAAATATTTAGTAGAGGCTGGTGCAGATGCAGTAAAAGTGGGTATTGGACCAGGGTCTATTTGTACTACACGTGTGGTTGCAGGTGTAGGGTTTCCGCAATTTTCTGCAGTGTTAGAAGTTGCAGCGGCTATTAAAGGTTCTGGGGTTCCTGTAATTGCAGATGGAGGTATTCGTTATACAGGAGATATTCCTAAAGCGATTGCAGCCGGAGCAGATACGGTAATGTTAGGATCGCTATTAGCAGGTACTAAAGAATCTCCAGGAGAAACTATTATTTTTGAAGGACGAAAATTCAAGTCGTACCGTGGAATGGGGTCTGTGGAAGCTATGAAACAAGGAAGTAAAGATCGTTATTTTCAAGATGTAGAAGACGATATTAAAAAATTAGTTCCAGAAGGAATCGTAGGACGTGTAGCTTACAAAGGCGATTTATTTGAAAGTATTCATCAGTTTATTGGTGGTTTACGTGCAGGTATGGGTTACTGTGGCGCTAAAGATGTTGCTACTTTAAAAGAAACTGGCCGTTTTGTTAAAATTACAGCTAGCGGAATTAACGAAAGTCACCCACATGACGTAACCATTACAAAAGAGTCTCCTAATTATTCGAGATAG